A window from Exiguobacterium marinum DSM 16307 encodes these proteins:
- a CDS encoding MinD/ParA family protein, whose amino-acid sequence MDQARRLRAINGAHPTTIAFASGKGGVGKTNVCVNTAIALAELGKRVLIVDFDIGMANVHILMNAMKSRTMIESVKARIPLASAVQKNVYGVDILHGGSGQDQLVHLSDDDMQFLMRELEVLTEYDYVLFDMGAGATDTSLQFIAGCDEMFLILTPEPTSLMDGYAYTKLVHHQYPDLPLGVIVNRAQSGEEALQCFERMEVACKQFLNKTIRFLGFLPDDASVRKAVIAQVPFYQYNRKSDISWRLERILTTLTGTPPKPRHLMNRLMGNLRKQWNRV is encoded by the coding sequence ATGGACCAAGCAAGGCGTTTAAGAGCAATTAATGGTGCCCATCCGACGACGATTGCCTTTGCGAGTGGAAAAGGCGGGGTCGGAAAAACGAACGTATGCGTCAACACAGCGATCGCCTTAGCCGAGCTCGGGAAACGGGTGTTGATTGTCGACTTTGACATTGGTATGGCCAACGTTCATATTCTTATGAATGCAATGAAGTCCAGAACGATGATTGAGTCTGTCAAAGCTCGTATTCCGTTGGCTTCAGCTGTTCAGAAAAATGTGTATGGTGTCGATATATTACATGGAGGGAGTGGGCAGGACCAACTCGTCCATCTCTCAGATGATGACATGCAATTTCTCATGCGAGAACTCGAAGTACTGACCGAATATGATTACGTCCTTTTCGATATGGGGGCTGGAGCGACGGACACTTCGCTCCAATTTATTGCCGGGTGTGATGAGATGTTTTTAATCTTGACTCCTGAACCTACCTCGTTAATGGATGGTTATGCATATACGAAACTGGTGCATCATCAGTATCCTGACTTACCGCTAGGCGTCATCGTCAACCGAGCTCAGTCTGGTGAGGAAGCACTTCAATGTTTCGAACGGATGGAAGTCGCATGCAAACAGTTTTTAAATAAAACGATTCGATTCCTCGGCTTTCTACCAGATGACGCATCTGTCAGAAAGGCAGTCATCGCACAAGTCCCGTTTTATCAATACAATCGAAAAAGTGATATTAGCTGGCGGCTCGAACGAATTTTGACAACGCTTACGGGGACGCCGCCGAAACCACGTCACTTGATGAATCGTTTGATGGGGAATTTAAGGAAACAGTGGAACCGAGTATAA
- a CDS encoding flagellar biosynthesis protein FlhF produces MQIKKFTAKTMAEAMAKVKQELGDEAVILNSRQVKTGWFGLFASKQVEVIAALEKEQTTIQPRQSVPVRTESTKPVTPQTPPPRVVGAPAPRLHSSLRHVESLLSTGSFEDESWEETLNELYYTTKSIEEVERYVYEQVKSSFIEPPDAKRYVMVVGPTGVGKTTTLAKLAAHFKLKEGKTVGLITTDTYRIAAIEQLKTYAEIMSIPVEVAYDFHDFKRAKQLFARKDIVLIDTAGRNFRDPAYVEQFHEHHDFTETSLSLVLSLTSKMKDMDMIYSQFESLPLSSLIFTKADETSDIHAMYRMVKKSGLPVAWMTDGQEVPDDLIRGHADALTKRLFEKEGWARWTKQGV; encoded by the coding sequence ATGCAGATTAAAAAGTTTACGGCTAAGACGATGGCAGAAGCGATGGCGAAAGTAAAACAAGAGCTCGGTGATGAAGCGGTCATCCTCAATTCACGACAAGTGAAGACCGGATGGTTCGGGCTCTTCGCCTCAAAGCAAGTGGAAGTCATTGCAGCGCTTGAAAAAGAACAAACGACCATACAGCCGCGGCAGTCTGTCCCGGTACGGACGGAATCAACGAAACCTGTAACACCTCAAACGCCACCTCCTCGCGTAGTTGGTGCACCGGCACCGAGGCTTCACTCTTCACTGCGACACGTTGAATCGTTACTCTCGACAGGGTCATTTGAAGATGAATCATGGGAAGAGACACTGAACGAGTTGTACTATACGACAAAATCCATAGAAGAGGTCGAACGATATGTGTACGAACAAGTCAAATCGTCCTTCATTGAACCACCGGATGCCAAACGATATGTAATGGTCGTTGGACCGACGGGGGTTGGGAAGACAACAACGCTTGCTAAACTTGCAGCGCACTTCAAGTTGAAGGAAGGCAAGACGGTCGGCTTGATCACGACCGATACGTATCGAATCGCAGCGATTGAACAGTTGAAAACGTATGCTGAAATCATGAGTATTCCGGTCGAGGTGGCGTATGACTTTCATGATTTTAAACGGGCGAAGCAATTATTTGCCCGTAAAGATATCGTATTGATTGACACGGCGGGACGAAATTTCCGTGATCCTGCATATGTGGAACAATTTCATGAGCATCATGACTTTACAGAAACGAGTCTTTCACTCGTGTTGAGTTTGACTTCAAAAATGAAAGACATGGACATGATCTATTCCCAGTTTGAATCGTTGCCCCTCAGCTCGCTCATCTTTACGAAAGCGGACGAAACGAGTGATATCCATGCGATGTACCGCATGGTGAAAAAGAGTGGTCTGCCGGTCGCATGGATGACGGATGGTCAAGAAGTGCCAGATGACTTGATTCGAGGACATGCGGATGCATTGACGAAACGACTGTTCGAGAAAGAAGGGTGGGCAAGATGGACCAAGCAAGGCGTTTAA
- the flhA gene encoding flagellar biosynthesis protein FlhA — MAVKAKDFAILIGVLMIVIMLIIPLPGFLLDFLIIVNILIAIMILLVAMNAREALDFSVFPSLLLIVTLFRLGLNVSTTRSILSNGYGGEVIATFGDFVIGGNVLVGFVVFLILVIIQFVVITKGAERVSEVSARFTLDAMPGKQMAIDADLNSGLIDDKEAQIRRRKIQSEADFYGSMDGASKFVKGDAIAGIIIVTINLIFGIIIGVAQMGLPVGQAFQTFSLMTIGDGLVSQIPALLISTATGIIVTRAVSDGNLGEDVIDQLGQNPALLYIAGSIVFMLGFVSPPLLPVTMIIAGTAFFGAYTMRRNIRQATEEPMIEEEPSTAPTESVVSLLQIDSIEFEFGYGLIPLADESQGGDLLDRVVMIRRQLALELGFILPTVRIRDHLQLSPNAYRIKVKGNVVAEGELLLDHYLAMSPGIEDPEVYGIETTEPAFGLPALWIDEETRTRAEMSGYTVVDPPSVVATHLTETLKKHAADLLGREETKQLVEHLKETHPVLVEDVTPSVLSIGEIQKVLRHLLQENVSIRNLPLLFETMADYGKVTKDAEILGEYCRQGLSRQLTDQVKPPEGPLYVVTLGGQTEQTVQEAVQKTEFGNYLALDPEQAREIIERTGEQLSMFERYGASAVILCSPTIRLFVRQLLERYYPDVPVLAYNELLSSVEVKSIGVI, encoded by the coding sequence TTGGCAGTAAAAGCGAAAGACTTTGCAATTTTGATTGGCGTCTTGATGATTGTCATTATGCTAATCATCCCGTTACCGGGCTTTTTATTAGATTTTTTAATCATCGTAAATATATTAATCGCGATCATGATTTTACTTGTAGCGATGAATGCCAGAGAAGCACTCGACTTCTCCGTATTCCCTTCTCTCTTATTGATTGTGACGTTGTTTCGTCTCGGGTTGAACGTATCGACGACTCGTTCGATTCTTTCGAACGGGTACGGTGGGGAAGTCATCGCGACATTCGGTGACTTTGTAATCGGCGGGAACGTCCTTGTCGGGTTCGTCGTCTTCCTGATTCTCGTCATCATTCAATTCGTCGTCATCACGAAGGGTGCGGAACGTGTGTCTGAAGTATCTGCACGTTTTACGCTCGATGCGATGCCAGGGAAACAGATGGCCATTGATGCCGACTTGAACTCTGGGTTGATTGATGACAAAGAGGCTCAGATTCGTCGCCGTAAAATTCAAAGTGAAGCCGACTTTTATGGGTCGATGGATGGTGCCTCGAAGTTCGTTAAAGGGGATGCCATCGCTGGGATTATTATTGTAACAATCAACTTGATTTTTGGAATTATCATCGGTGTCGCTCAAATGGGTTTACCGGTTGGACAAGCGTTTCAAACGTTCTCACTCATGACGATTGGGGACGGGCTAGTCAGTCAAATCCCGGCTCTCTTAATTTCAACAGCGACTGGGATTATCGTGACCCGTGCCGTCTCGGACGGGAACTTAGGAGAAGATGTGATTGACCAGCTCGGGCAAAACCCGGCGCTGCTCTATATCGCAGGCTCGATCGTCTTCATGCTTGGATTCGTGTCACCACCACTTCTTCCGGTAACGATGATTATCGCTGGTACCGCGTTCTTCGGTGCCTATACGATGCGACGTAACATCCGTCAGGCAACGGAAGAACCGATGATCGAGGAAGAACCTTCAACAGCACCGACTGAGTCGGTTGTCTCGTTGTTGCAAATTGACTCGATTGAATTTGAATTCGGATATGGCTTGATTCCGCTTGCGGACGAGTCGCAAGGTGGTGACCTGTTAGATCGGGTCGTCATGATTCGTCGTCAACTCGCACTCGAACTCGGGTTTATCTTACCGACTGTCCGGATTCGTGACCACTTGCAACTTTCACCGAACGCCTACCGAATTAAAGTGAAAGGGAATGTCGTCGCGGAAGGTGAATTGCTGCTTGACCATTACTTGGCGATGAGTCCGGGGATTGAAGACCCTGAAGTATATGGGATTGAAACGACAGAACCGGCATTCGGGCTTCCTGCTCTTTGGATTGATGAGGAGACTCGGACGAGGGCAGAGATGAGCGGGTATACCGTTGTCGACCCCCCATCCGTTGTCGCGACACATTTAACAGAGACGCTGAAGAAACATGCCGCTGACTTACTCGGACGAGAAGAAACGAAGCAACTCGTCGAACATTTGAAGGAAACTCATCCGGTTCTAGTAGAAGATGTCACGCCATCGGTTCTCTCAATCGGCGAGATTCAAAAGGTGTTACGCCACTTGTTACAGGAAAATGTATCGATTCGAAACTTGCCTCTTTTGTTCGAGACGATGGCAGACTACGGAAAAGTGACGAAAGATGCAGAGATTCTTGGAGAGTATTGCCGTCAAGGCTTGTCACGTCAGTTGACCGATCAAGTGAAGCCTCCTGAGGGGCCGCTTTACGTGGTCACGCTCGGCGGTCAGACAGAACAAACCGTTCAAGAAGCGGTTCAGAAAACGGAGTTTGGGAACTATTTAGCCCTCGACCCGGAGCAAGCTCGGGAAATTATCGAACGTACGGGCGAGCAACTGTCCATGTTTGAACGGTATGGGGCATCGGCTGTGATTTTATGTTCACCGACAATTCGTCTATTCGTTCGACAATTGCTCGAACGGTATTATCCCGATGTTCCAGTGTTGGCATATAACGAATTACTCAGTTCCGTCGAAGTGAAAAGTATTGGGGTGATTTAA
- the flhB gene encoding flagellar biosynthesis protein FlhB, with protein sequence MKKPLYPLSVNLQFFAGEKTEKATPRKREDSRKKGQVAKSADLTGAFALFVMFLMLSFFGPFIGQQLLSLIGDLLSPEYLLFNVTGGMSDMVVDLMLRVGLILAPFFIVAVVFGILINYLQIGALFSLEAIQPKLERIDPIKGVKRIVSMKAVVEFLKSLFKFLIILTTAVAVLWQNQKELSRMAVEQIRESIIALASITIQLGLWVSVALLALALLDFFYQRFDFEKSIRMSKQDIKDEYKNSEGDPLIKSKIKQQQREMAMRRMMQEIPNADVVITNPTHYAVVIRYDDTKDFAPLVVAKGVDRVAFHIRDVAKEHDVAIVENKPLARALYAQIDIGEVVDESFYQAIAEVLAFVYQMKQPS encoded by the coding sequence ATGAAGAAGCCTCTATACCCTTTATCGGTCAATCTACAGTTTTTTGCAGGTGAAAAAACAGAAAAAGCGACACCGCGTAAACGAGAGGATTCTCGGAAGAAAGGGCAAGTCGCTAAGTCTGCGGATTTGACTGGAGCGTTTGCGCTCTTTGTAATGTTCCTCATGTTATCGTTTTTTGGGCCATTTATCGGTCAACAATTACTTTCGTTGATTGGAGATTTACTCAGTCCGGAATATTTATTGTTCAATGTGACTGGAGGCATGTCGGATATGGTGGTCGATTTGATGCTGCGCGTTGGATTGATTTTAGCACCATTCTTTATCGTTGCCGTCGTGTTTGGGATTTTGATCAACTACCTCCAAATTGGAGCGCTATTTTCGTTAGAGGCTATTCAGCCGAAGCTCGAGCGGATTGACCCGATTAAAGGGGTGAAACGCATCGTCAGTATGAAAGCGGTCGTCGAATTTTTAAAGTCCTTATTCAAATTTTTAATCATCCTGACAACCGCAGTTGCTGTCCTTTGGCAAAATCAAAAAGAATTGTCTCGCATGGCCGTCGAACAGATTCGAGAATCGATTATCGCACTCGCGAGTATTACGATTCAGCTTGGACTTTGGGTGAGTGTCGCTTTACTCGCACTTGCGTTACTTGACTTTTTCTATCAACGTTTTGATTTCGAAAAATCGATTCGAATGTCAAAGCAAGATATTAAAGATGAGTACAAAAATTCCGAAGGTGATCCACTCATTAAATCAAAGATCAAACAGCAGCAACGAGAAATGGCGATGCGACGTATGATGCAAGAAATTCCAAATGCAGACGTCGTCATCACGAACCCGACCCATTACGCGGTCGTCATTCGATATGACGATACGAAAGACTTTGCACCACTCGTTGTCGCAAAAGGTGTCGACCGAGTCGCCTTTCATATTCGAGATGTAGCAAAAGAACATGACGTGGCGATTGTAGAGAATAAGCCGCTCGCACGAGCACTCTATGCGCAAATCGACATCGGTGAGGTGGTAGATGAGTCGTTTTATCAAGCGATTGCGGAAGTTCTCGCATTCGTCTACCAAATGAAGCAACCGTCTTGA